Within Schumannella luteola, the genomic segment CATCGCGATCACCACCAGCCCGGCGACGCGCGAGATCGCGTTGTTGACGGCGGAGGCGATGCCCGAGCGCGCCGGCTCGATCGCGCCGAGCACGGCGGAGGTGAGCGGCGAGACGGTCAGGGTGAGTCCGATGCCGAAGACGAGCACGCCGGGCAGCAGCTGCAGCCAGTAGTCGCGGCCGAACTCGAAGTCGCGGCCGAGCATGAGATAGAGCAGCACGCCGATGCCCATGACGATCGGGCCGATCGTCATGAACAGCCGGGAGCCCCATCTGCCGGCGAGCGCTCCGACGCGCGAGCTCAGCCCGATCATCACGAAGGTCGCGGGCAGCGAGGCGAGACCGGCGAGCGTCGCCGCGACGCCGGCGCCCTGCTGCAGGTAGACGCCCAGCACGAAGCCGCTCAGCGACAGCGCCGCGTAGATGAAGACCGTGGCGATGTTGCCCCAGGCGAAGTCGCGCACCCGGAACAGCGCCGGCGGCAGCATCGGCTCGCGGGCGCGCAGCTGGTGCACGAGGAACACGACCGAGGCGACCACGCCGACGCCGCCGGTGATCCAGATGACCGGGCTGCCCCATCCCAGATTCGGCTGCTCGATCAGGGCGTAGACGAGCCCGGCGAGGCCGACCGTGCCCAGCACGGCGCCCGCGATGTCGATGTGGGCGTCGGGTCGGCGCTCGTCGCGGTGATGCAGCCGGGCGATGAGCACGAGCACCACCGTGATCGGCAGCACGTTGATGAGGAAGGCGAAGCGCCAGCTGAGCAGGTCGACGAAGACACCGCCGACGACCGGGCCGGCGATGGAGGCGACGGTCGTGAGGCCGGTCCAGATGCCGATCGCGCGCGCCTGCAGCGCGCCGCTGAAGTTCGAGGTGATGAGCGCCAGCGAGCTCGGCACCAGCAGCGCCCCGCCGACGCCCTGCACGGCACGCGCGACGATGAGGAACTCGGGGCTCGGCGCCGCCGCGATGCCGACCGAGGAGGCGCCGAAGACGATGAGACCGACCACGAGCACGCGGATGCGGCCGTAGACGTCGCTGACCGAGCCGGCGACGAGGATGAGCGCGCCGAGCGTGATCAGGTACGCGTCGACCATCCACTGCTGGGTCGCGAGACCGCCGCCGAGCTCGCGCTGGATCGCGGGCAGCGCGACATTGACGACGGTCGCGTCGAGGAACGACACGAACGAGGCGAGAGCCGCGATGGCGAGGATCAGCCGCTGCTCGCGGGTCATGGTGTCGCGCCTTCCGGCGTCGTCGCGTCGGCCGCCGGCGCGTCCACCGCCTCCACCACGGCGCGGATGCCGCGCTCGTCGTAGAGCGGCTGGAAGTGCCCCGCCAGCCGCAGCGGAACGTTGACGGCGCCCTCGAGGTAGCTGCCGTCGGGCACATGCGGGTCGACGATCGGGTAGATCGAGGTGATGCGGGCGTTCACGCGGGATTCCGCGGCGAGCGCGGTCAGCAGCGGATGCCCGATGCGGAACTCGCGCAGCGCCCGGTTGGGCAGCAGGCGCGCCATCCGCGATCCCCCGAAGGGACTCGCCACGGTCACCAGCCGGTCGATGCGCTGCTCGGTGTCGTCGATCGCGAGCAGGTGCTTGCCGATGATGCCGCCCTTCGAGTGGGCGACGAGGATGACGTCGCGCAGGTCGCGCTCGACGATCTCGTGCCAGACCTGCGCGGCCGTCGCCGGGATCGGCCCCGCGTTGTCGCGCAGCGCGGCGAGCGCGACGATCGGGTGCCCGGCGCGCGACAGCCGTTCGGCGATCGGCTTCATGTACGCCCAGGTCTCGTAGACGCCCGGGATGAGCACGACCGGCGCCCTGTCGCCGGCGCTCCACGACTCCGGGATGACGGCGCGGCGGCCGGTCACGAGCAGGCGCAGTGCCCAGGGGTAGTCGCGCAGCAGGAAGCGCACGCGGCGGCCGGTCGACGCGTCGACGGGGTGCAGCGGGGCCGGGATGCTCGGCTCCGCCTGCTCGGTCACTCGGCCCACTCCGCGATGTGCACCGCGATCCGCTTCGGATCGGAGTGCATGATGACGTGCGGCCCGCGCACGCTGCGGAACTCGCCGTCGCGCAGCCCCTCGGCGAACTTCTGGCCCCACTCCTCGCTGACGATCACATCCTTGTCGCCGCAGATCACGAGCACCCTCGCCTGCAGCTCGGGCATGCGGATCTCGGGCTCGTCGGAGAGCAGGTGCGGCGCCTGGGCGAGCATGTAGCGCAGGCCGCAGCGCAGCAGGTAGTCGGTGAAGGCGATGCCGAACACGACCGGACCCTCGAGCGGGGCGTCGGCCATCAGGCTGCCGGCGGCGCGCAGGAAGCGGCGGCGCGTCGGCTCGAGGGTGGGCGCCATGAGCACGATGCGCTCGGCGACGTCGGGATGCCGCTGCGCCAGCAGCGCGACCACGTTCGAGCCCATCGAGTGCCCGACCACGATCGGCGGACCGGCGGCGGGCCAGCGCTCGGCGACCTCGGCGATCACGGTGCCCAGTGCATCCGCGTGGTCCGCGAGCCCGACGTCGCGCCGCGGGTTCGGCGAGGCGCCGTAGCCGGGCAGGTCGACGAGGTAGACGCGGCCGATCTTCGCGAGCTCGGCGGCGAGCGGCTGGTAGTAGCGCGACGAGACGCCGAGGCCGTGCACGAGCACGAACACCGGCGCCGTGGCGTCGTCGACGCCCTCCTTGACCGGGAAGCGCTTGAGCACGACCGTGAGGTCGGCGTGGGCGATGCGGCTCGTGAAGAAGGTGGCGCCGTGGTAGCGGCGGGTGCGGTAGAGCGACTCCTCGGCGGCCCCGCGGCGTCCGCGGCGCTTCCACCGTCGGGGCCGGCGGGTCGGCGACGGGCTCTGCGCCGGCTGCGTCGACTGGGGCTGCACGGGGTGCTGCTCCGGCGCGAGCTGCGATTCGGGGAGCGGCTGCTGATCCCGCTCCTCGGGCGCCGACGTGGTCATGGATTCACTGTAGGGCGGCAGGCGGATGCGGCGCGGGCGACGGCGTCCCCGGCGAGCGCCGCGGCGCGCCTCGAAGCCGGTTGCCTACGCTGGGCCCGTGGCAGATGAACTGAACTGGGGACGCAACCTCGTCTACTCCGCCCGGGAGCTGCACCGCCCGACCTCGGTCGAGCAGCTGCGCGGCATCGTCGCCGCGAGCCGCGGACTGCGCCCGCTCGGCACGCGGCACAGCTTCAGCGCGATCGCCGACACGACCGGAGACCTGGTCGACATGACGCACCTGCCGCGCGTCTTCGAGCTCGACCCCGATGCGCAGACGGTGACCGTGGATGCAGGCATCCGCTACGGCGAGCTGGCGCCGCGCCTGCACGACGAGGGCTTCGCCCTGCAGAACCTGGGCTCGCTGCCGCACATCTCGGTGGGCGGGGCCACGGCGACCGGCACGCACGGCTCGGGGGATGCGAACCCGCCGCTGTCGGCATCGGTGAGCGCCGTCGAGCTCGTGACCGCCGACGGCGGCACCGCGCGGCTCGCCCGCGGCGACGACGGCTTCGACGGCGCGGTCGTCTCACTCGGCGCCCTCGGCCTCGTGACGCGGCTGACCCTCGACCTCGTGCCGACCTTCGAGGTGCGGCAGGACCGCTACGCCACGCTCGCCTGGGGTGATGTGCTCGACCGTCTCGACGAGCTGTTCGGCGCCGCGTACAGCGTGTGCGGCTTCACGACCTGGGCGGGCGACGACTTCGGCGAGGTGCTGCTGAAGTCGACCGAGCGCGAACTGCCCGAAGAGCTGCTCGGCGCCCGTCGGGTGCCCGTCGTCGCGGCGAAGCCGGGCGAGGACCCGGGCAAGTCGACCGAGGTCGGCGGCGTGCCCGGGCCGTGGCACCTGCGGCTGCCGCACTTCCGGCTGGATGCGGTGCCGAGCGTCGGCGACGAGCTGCAGTCGGAGTGGTTCGTGCCGCGCGCGCGGGCCCGTGAGGCGCTCGAGCTGCTGCGCGAGCTGGCCGACGACATCCAGCCCCACCTGCACGCGACCGAGCTGCGCACGACCGCCGCCGAGACGCAGTGGCTGAGCGGCGCCTCCGACGCCGAGACACTGACGATCGGCTTCACCTGGAAGCACCACCCGGCCGAGGTCGGTCGCCTCATCCCGCGCGTGGAGGAGCGCCTGGTGTCGCTCGGCGGCCGCCCGCACTGGGGCAAGCTGACCGCCGAGCGGAACCTCGAGCCGCTCTATCCGCACCTCGACGACTGGCGCGCGCTCGCCGACCGCTTCGACCCGCGCGGCAAGCTGCGCAATCGCTGGCTCGACGAGCGCCTGTTCAGCTGAACCGGCGCGCGTGACGCACGGCGCCGGGCGTCAGGACGCGGCGGGCGCCTCGCCGAGGATCGCCCGCACGCGCGGCACGACCTCCTCGCCGTAGAGGCGCACGGCCTCGAGCAGGTGGCGGTTCGGGATCGGACCCGAGGTGTACTTCAGATCGAAGCGCTGGATGCCGAGGCCCTGCACGGTCGCCGCGAT encodes:
- a CDS encoding alpha/beta fold hydrolase; translation: MTTSAPEERDQQPLPESQLAPEQHPVQPQSTQPAQSPSPTRRPRRWKRRGRRGAAEESLYRTRRYHGATFFTSRIAHADLTVVLKRFPVKEGVDDATAPVFVLVHGLGVSSRYYQPLAAELAKIGRVYLVDLPGYGASPNPRRDVGLADHADALGTVIAEVAERWPAAGPPIVVGHSMGSNVVALLAQRHPDVAERIVLMAPTLEPTRRRFLRAAGSLMADAPLEGPVVFGIAFTDYLLRCGLRYMLAQAPHLLSDEPEIRMPELQARVLVICGDKDVIVSEEWGQKFAEGLRDGEFRSVRGPHVIMHSDPKRIAVHIAEWAE
- a CDS encoding esterase/lipase family protein; translation: MTEQAEPSIPAPLHPVDASTGRRVRFLLRDYPWALRLLVTGRRAVIPESWSAGDRAPVVLIPGVYETWAYMKPIAERLSRAGHPIVALAALRDNAGPIPATAAQVWHEIVERDLRDVILVAHSKGGIIGKHLLAIDDTEQRIDRLVTVASPFGGSRMARLLPNRALREFRIGHPLLTALAAESRVNARITSIYPIVDPHVPDGSYLEGAVNVPLRLAGHFQPLYDERGIRAVVEAVDAPAADATTPEGATP
- a CDS encoding FAD-binding protein — translated: MADELNWGRNLVYSARELHRPTSVEQLRGIVAASRGLRPLGTRHSFSAIADTTGDLVDMTHLPRVFELDPDAQTVTVDAGIRYGELAPRLHDEGFALQNLGSLPHISVGGATATGTHGSGDANPPLSASVSAVELVTADGGTARLARGDDGFDGAVVSLGALGLVTRLTLDLVPTFEVRQDRYATLAWGDVLDRLDELFGAAYSVCGFTTWAGDDFGEVLLKSTERELPEELLGARRVPVVAAKPGEDPGKSTEVGGVPGPWHLRLPHFRLDAVPSVGDELQSEWFVPRARAREALELLRELADDIQPHLHATELRTTAAETQWLSGASDAETLTIGFTWKHHPAEVGRLIPRVEERLVSLGGRPHWGKLTAERNLEPLYPHLDDWRALADRFDPRGKLRNRWLDERLFS
- a CDS encoding MFS transporter, translated to MTREQRLILAIAALASFVSFLDATVVNVALPAIQRELGGGLATQQWMVDAYLITLGALILVAGSVSDVYGRIRVLVVGLIVFGASSVGIAAAPSPEFLIVARAVQGVGGALLVPSSLALITSNFSGALQARAIGIWTGLTTVASIAGPVVGGVFVDLLSWRFAFLINVLPITVVLVLIARLHHRDERRPDAHIDIAGAVLGTVGLAGLVYALIEQPNLGWGSPVIWITGGVGVVASVVFLVHQLRAREPMLPPALFRVRDFAWGNIATVFIYAALSLSGFVLGVYLQQGAGVAATLAGLASLPATFVMIGLSSRVGALAGRWGSRLFMTIGPIVMGIGVLLYLMLGRDFEFGRDYWLQLLPGVLVFGIGLTLTVSPLTSAVLGAIEPARSGIASAVNNAISRVAGLVVIAMLAAIIGGELDYDGFRRGVIVSAVLLVIGGIVSFIGIRDHRPVAVDIAAPPEKG